One genomic region from Sciurus carolinensis chromosome 2, mSciCar1.2, whole genome shotgun sequence encodes:
- the Saxo2 gene encoding stabilizer of axonemal microtubules 2 isoform X3 produces the protein MRSQCLCQICTCGSDYRPYEIVKQPRHIPEEYKPKHGKIDFGTTYKRDFNSYKVQPVAIVRPLERQQVKKGKLDTVPTYKDDYRSWSIQKSELYKPEHTYHPPTVKFGNSTTFQDDYVPQEIKPRQSFKPFSVVKCSTAPFNGDTSHRIDYVPHQLEIKFAKPKEVYKPTDQPFEDLTTHQNDFQGLVGETAKICRPAHTRVTQSAQFEGSTEFRESFQPWEIPAPEVKKVPEYVPPTGSMQLNSTSHLDYVPYQANRVVPIRPVSHRRKNNFPFQGKSTMKEDFPVWEICRQGLIKQQQQIPNPSGKFDGLSTFRSHYVPHELIPTESCKPLNVALKSSVPFDDITMYSIEYTPKKQEICPASYPSPPGYVFENTNSQGHKFFRKITPAVKAF, from the exons ATGAGGAGCCAGTGCCTGTGTCAGATCTGTACCTGCGG atCAGATTATCGTCCTTATGAAATAGTCAAACAACCCCGCCACATACCAGAAGAATATAAACCAAAACACGGGAAGATTGATTTTGGTACTACCTACAAACGAGATTTTAATTCTTATAAAGTGCAGCCTGTGGCAATAGTCCGACCTTTGGAAAGACAACaagttaaaaaaggaaagttGGACACTGTCCCAACCTATAAAG atgatTATAGATCTTGGAGCATTCAGAAAAGTGAACTTTATAAACCAGAACACACTTACCATCCCCCAACTGTGAAATTTGGAAATTCAACTACCTTTCAGGATGACTATGTTCCTCAGGAGATTAAGCCTAGGCAAAGCTTTAAGCCCTTCTCTGTGGTCAAGTGTTCTACAGCCCCTTTTAATGGTGACACAAGTCATCGCATTGATTATGTACCTCATCAGCTAGAAATCAAGTTTGCAAAGCCAAAAGAAGTTTACAAGCCAACTGACCAACCTTTTGAGGATCTCACAACTCACCAGAATGACTTTCAGGGTCTTGTTGGTGAAACTGCAAAAATCTGCAGACCTGCCCACACCAGAGTAACCCAAAGTGCTCAATTTGAAGGAAGCACTGAATTCCGGGAAAGTTTCCAACCATGGGAAATCCCAGCACCAGAAGTCAAGAAAGTACCAGAGTATGTGCCCCCTACAGGCAGCATGCAGTTAAACAGCACAAGCCACCTCGACTATGTTCCCTATCAGGCCAATCGTGTTGTTCCCATCAGGCCAGtttctcacagaagaaaaaacaattttcctTTCCAAGGAAAAAGCACCATGAAGGAAGATTTTCCAGTATGGGAAATTTGTCGTCAAGGACTCAttaagcagcagcagcagattcCCAACCCTTCTGGAAAATTTGATGGTTTGAGCACTTTCAGATCTCACTATGTGCCACATGAATTGATTCCAACTGAGAGTTGCAAACCTTTAAATGTTGCTCTTAAGAGTTCTGTTCCATTTGATGATATCACAATGTACTCTATAGAGTACAcaccaaagaaacaggaaatctgCCCAGCTAGCTATCCCTCTCCTCCTGgttatgtatttgaaaatacaaattccCAGGGCCATAAATTCTTCCGCAAGATCACTCCTGCAGTGAAAGCCTTCTAG
- the Saxo2 gene encoding stabilizer of axonemal microtubules 2 isoform X1 encodes MRSQCLCQICTCGRHHCPHGATKIYENSGFSYPTTEYLEKYPMYGNVLPPRSLKPKQEFQACRGKMEGITTFKSDYRPYEIVKQPRHIPEEYKPKHGKIDFGTTYKRDFNSYKVQPVAIVRPLERQQVKKGKLDTVPTYKDDYRSWSIQKSELYKPEHTYHPPTVKFGNSTTFQDDYVPQEIKPRQSFKPFSVVKCSTAPFNGDTSHRIDYVPHQLEIKFAKPKEVYKPTDQPFEDLTTHQNDFQGLVGETAKICRPAHTRVTQSAQFEGSTEFRESFQPWEIPAPEVKKVPEYVPPTGSMQLNSTSHLDYVPYQANRVVPIRPVSHRRKNNFPFQGKSTMKEDFPVWEICRQGLIKQQQQIPNPSGKFDGLSTFRSHYVPHELIPTESCKPLNVALKSSVPFDDITMYSIEYTPKKQEICPASYPSPPGYVFENTNSQGHKFFRKITPAVKAF; translated from the exons ATGAGGAGCCAGTGCCTGTGTCAGATCTGTACCTGCGG GAGACATCATTGTCCACATGGAGCCACAAAGATATATGAAAATTCTGGCTTCTCTTACCCCACAACTGAATACTTGGAAAAATATCCCATGTATGGTAATGTTCTTCCACCTCGGAGTCTTAAACCCAAGCAAGAATTTCAAGCATGCCGTGGCAAAATGGAAGGAATAACTACATTTAA atCAGATTATCGTCCTTATGAAATAGTCAAACAACCCCGCCACATACCAGAAGAATATAAACCAAAACACGGGAAGATTGATTTTGGTACTACCTACAAACGAGATTTTAATTCTTATAAAGTGCAGCCTGTGGCAATAGTCCGACCTTTGGAAAGACAACaagttaaaaaaggaaagttGGACACTGTCCCAACCTATAAAG atgatTATAGATCTTGGAGCATTCAGAAAAGTGAACTTTATAAACCAGAACACACTTACCATCCCCCAACTGTGAAATTTGGAAATTCAACTACCTTTCAGGATGACTATGTTCCTCAGGAGATTAAGCCTAGGCAAAGCTTTAAGCCCTTCTCTGTGGTCAAGTGTTCTACAGCCCCTTTTAATGGTGACACAAGTCATCGCATTGATTATGTACCTCATCAGCTAGAAATCAAGTTTGCAAAGCCAAAAGAAGTTTACAAGCCAACTGACCAACCTTTTGAGGATCTCACAACTCACCAGAATGACTTTCAGGGTCTTGTTGGTGAAACTGCAAAAATCTGCAGACCTGCCCACACCAGAGTAACCCAAAGTGCTCAATTTGAAGGAAGCACTGAATTCCGGGAAAGTTTCCAACCATGGGAAATCCCAGCACCAGAAGTCAAGAAAGTACCAGAGTATGTGCCCCCTACAGGCAGCATGCAGTTAAACAGCACAAGCCACCTCGACTATGTTCCCTATCAGGCCAATCGTGTTGTTCCCATCAGGCCAGtttctcacagaagaaaaaacaattttcctTTCCAAGGAAAAAGCACCATGAAGGAAGATTTTCCAGTATGGGAAATTTGTCGTCAAGGACTCAttaagcagcagcagcagattcCCAACCCTTCTGGAAAATTTGATGGTTTGAGCACTTTCAGATCTCACTATGTGCCACATGAATTGATTCCAACTGAGAGTTGCAAACCTTTAAATGTTGCTCTTAAGAGTTCTGTTCCATTTGATGATATCACAATGTACTCTATAGAGTACAcaccaaagaaacaggaaatctgCCCAGCTAGCTATCCCTCTCCTCCTGgttatgtatttgaaaatacaaattccCAGGGCCATAAATTCTTCCGCAAGATCACTCCTGCAGTGAAAGCCTTCTAG
- the Saxo2 gene encoding stabilizer of axonemal microtubules 2 isoform X2 has product MYGNVLPPRSLKPKQEFQACRGKMEGITTFKSDYRPYEIVKQPRHIPEEYKPKHGKIDFGTTYKRDFNSYKVQPVAIVRPLERQQVKKGKLDTVPTYKDDYRSWSIQKSELYKPEHTYHPPTVKFGNSTTFQDDYVPQEIKPRQSFKPFSVVKCSTAPFNGDTSHRIDYVPHQLEIKFAKPKEVYKPTDQPFEDLTTHQNDFQGLVGETAKICRPAHTRVTQSAQFEGSTEFRESFQPWEIPAPEVKKVPEYVPPTGSMQLNSTSHLDYVPYQANRVVPIRPVSHRRKNNFPFQGKSTMKEDFPVWEICRQGLIKQQQQIPNPSGKFDGLSTFRSHYVPHELIPTESCKPLNVALKSSVPFDDITMYSIEYTPKKQEICPASYPSPPGYVFENTNSQGHKFFRKITPAVKAF; this is encoded by the exons ATGTATGGTAATGTTCTTCCACCTCGGAGTCTTAAACCCAAGCAAGAATTTCAAGCATGCCGTGGCAAAATGGAAGGAATAACTACATTTAA atCAGATTATCGTCCTTATGAAATAGTCAAACAACCCCGCCACATACCAGAAGAATATAAACCAAAACACGGGAAGATTGATTTTGGTACTACCTACAAACGAGATTTTAATTCTTATAAAGTGCAGCCTGTGGCAATAGTCCGACCTTTGGAAAGACAACaagttaaaaaaggaaagttGGACACTGTCCCAACCTATAAAG atgatTATAGATCTTGGAGCATTCAGAAAAGTGAACTTTATAAACCAGAACACACTTACCATCCCCCAACTGTGAAATTTGGAAATTCAACTACCTTTCAGGATGACTATGTTCCTCAGGAGATTAAGCCTAGGCAAAGCTTTAAGCCCTTCTCTGTGGTCAAGTGTTCTACAGCCCCTTTTAATGGTGACACAAGTCATCGCATTGATTATGTACCTCATCAGCTAGAAATCAAGTTTGCAAAGCCAAAAGAAGTTTACAAGCCAACTGACCAACCTTTTGAGGATCTCACAACTCACCAGAATGACTTTCAGGGTCTTGTTGGTGAAACTGCAAAAATCTGCAGACCTGCCCACACCAGAGTAACCCAAAGTGCTCAATTTGAAGGAAGCACTGAATTCCGGGAAAGTTTCCAACCATGGGAAATCCCAGCACCAGAAGTCAAGAAAGTACCAGAGTATGTGCCCCCTACAGGCAGCATGCAGTTAAACAGCACAAGCCACCTCGACTATGTTCCCTATCAGGCCAATCGTGTTGTTCCCATCAGGCCAGtttctcacagaagaaaaaacaattttcctTTCCAAGGAAAAAGCACCATGAAGGAAGATTTTCCAGTATGGGAAATTTGTCGTCAAGGACTCAttaagcagcagcagcagattcCCAACCCTTCTGGAAAATTTGATGGTTTGAGCACTTTCAGATCTCACTATGTGCCACATGAATTGATTCCAACTGAGAGTTGCAAACCTTTAAATGTTGCTCTTAAGAGTTCTGTTCCATTTGATGATATCACAATGTACTCTATAGAGTACAcaccaaagaaacaggaaatctgCCCAGCTAGCTATCCCTCTCCTCCTGgttatgtatttgaaaatacaaattccCAGGGCCATAAATTCTTCCGCAAGATCACTCCTGCAGTGAAAGCCTTCTAG